A single window of Rubripirellula lacrimiformis DNA harbors:
- the flhF gene encoding flagellar biosynthesis protein FlhF has translation MTAPSMLTVSTFPDPNVHAMHIRTFRAASLQDALEQIRQQMGSDASVLHTRQVRDGWMGWLGRTYVEVTAGLKDTDGTGPQAAHDEIARSSATTSTAMDPGIESEDAEIPSPDSFHLGPDQAEFSRPSIRMADHDHAPATFRSHSGADAAADLPLPLQSFRNELIDAGVSAATADRWLTATASFAMGLGDAPGGTFLSGTPWLEHLQRTIGRELRIGSPILTHPGDRRIVALVGPTGVGKTTTVAKLAAGFRIEARRRVGLLTIDTFRIAAVQQLKAYAEIMDLPMEVVERPDQMQPALDRLGDVDLILIDTAGRSPRSGARIDQLVDLLHSAQPDETHLVLSSNSSASAIQSTLEGFAPVQPTSAILTKLDETPHTAAALSALVTNEHFAGIPLSYVTNGQQVPDDIAPAEREYLLSRLLPAPVAFSQIDAA, from the coding sequence ATGACTGCCCCATCAATGCTGACCGTTTCCACTTTCCCTGATCCAAACGTTCACGCCATGCACATTCGCACCTTTCGAGCGGCTAGCTTGCAAGACGCATTGGAACAGATCCGTCAACAGATGGGATCTGACGCTTCCGTTCTGCACACGCGGCAAGTCCGCGATGGATGGATGGGTTGGTTGGGACGGACCTATGTTGAAGTCACCGCGGGATTGAAAGACACCGATGGCACCGGGCCACAGGCCGCCCACGATGAAATCGCTCGTTCGAGCGCGACAACGTCCACTGCAATGGATCCGGGCATCGAGTCCGAGGACGCCGAAATTCCGTCGCCCGACAGTTTCCACTTGGGGCCAGACCAAGCCGAGTTTTCGCGACCGTCGATCCGGATGGCGGATCACGACCACGCACCGGCCACCTTCCGCAGCCACAGCGGCGCCGATGCCGCAGCAGACTTGCCGTTGCCCCTGCAGTCCTTTCGCAACGAACTGATCGATGCGGGTGTATCGGCCGCCACAGCAGATCGCTGGCTGACGGCGACTGCAAGTTTCGCGATGGGTCTGGGCGATGCACCGGGCGGGACCTTCCTGTCGGGCACCCCGTGGCTAGAACACTTACAACGAACCATCGGACGCGAACTGCGGATCGGCAGCCCGATCCTGACCCATCCCGGTGACCGCCGCATCGTCGCCTTGGTGGGACCAACCGGTGTCGGCAAGACCACGACGGTGGCGAAACTAGCCGCCGGATTCCGCATCGAAGCACGCCGCCGAGTGGGGCTGCTGACCATTGATACATTCCGCATCGCCGCGGTCCAACAGTTAAAGGCCTATGCCGAAATCATGGACCTGCCGATGGAAGTGGTCGAACGCCCCGACCAGATGCAGCCCGCACTGGACCGTTTGGGCGATGTCGACCTGATCTTGATCGACACCGCCGGCCGAAGCCCACGCAGCGGTGCTCGCATCGATCAACTGGTGGACCTGCTGCACAGTGCCCAGCCTGATGAAACACACCTGGTGCTCAGCAGCAACAGTTCGGCCAGCGCGATCCAATCCACGCTAGAAGGATTCGCGCCGGTCCAGCCGACATCGGCCATCCTGACCAAGCTGGACGAGACACCGCACACGGCAGCCGCATTGTCGGCCCTGGTCACCAACGAACACTTTGCCGGGATCCCGCTCAGCTATGTCACCAACGGCCAACAGGTCCCTGATGACATTGCGCCCGCAGAACGTGAATACTTGCTATCACGATTGCTACCGGCACCAGTAGCGTTTTCGCAGATCGACGCCGCCTAA
- the flhA gene encoding flagellar biosynthesis protein FlhA yields the protein MRYRDLVLPLGIIGCLVVILVPLPPALMDLLLAGNITIGVIVLLTTVYVSTPLEFSIFPSLLLATTLARLVLNVATTRLILTGADGRGMGAAGGVIQSFGEFVAGDRIEVGLIIFVIIVLIQFIVITKGATRISEVAARFALDGMPGKQMAIDADLNAGLIDEKQAQERREEVAGQADFYGAMDGASKFVRGDAVAGIVITIINVIGGLYIGVMQAGMTITEAGALFTKLTIGDGLVSQVPALLISLAAGLLVTRSAKKASLPTQFMQQLFGNPKALFVAGGFLMLMIVTNLPAVPMATLGLGCIGLAVVMNRQTALRGVEEADQVEAQRVAAAVPPEKRVEDFLTIDPMEISIGLGLLSLADPARGGDLMQRITGVRNAIAADIGVILPKVRVRDEMTLDQFDYEIRIQGNPIGHATILPDRLLAIDSGQTTGVIDGEPTRDPTFGEPAVWIDPMRREQAAIYGYTTVEPGAVLATHLQELARRHADELLSRDATKHLIDELKEASPTVVDELIPSVMKISDVQQVLHLLLREDVPIRQLGIIMETLGDFAPRTKDPTWLCEYVRHRLARTISSRYRDDQNRLHVMAFDPAMEDRIAAGLEHNDRGLFVRMSPAAIDSTCEKIQEGVKKLIAAGHTPLVLVSPRIRPGLRQITATALPRLKVLSYNEVTQDTKIESHGVISDQ from the coding sequence ATGCGATACCGGGACCTGGTGCTTCCGCTTGGCATCATCGGTTGCTTGGTCGTCATCCTGGTCCCGCTGCCGCCGGCACTGATGGACCTGCTATTGGCCGGCAACATTACGATCGGTGTGATCGTGCTGTTGACCACGGTCTACGTTTCCACGCCGCTAGAATTCAGCATTTTCCCGTCTCTGTTGCTAGCTACCACGCTGGCACGACTGGTATTGAACGTCGCGACAACGCGGCTGATTTTGACAGGTGCCGACGGACGGGGCATGGGCGCCGCCGGCGGAGTGATCCAAAGCTTCGGCGAATTTGTTGCCGGTGACCGAATCGAAGTTGGCCTGATCATCTTTGTGATCATCGTTTTGATCCAGTTCATCGTGATCACCAAGGGTGCCACTCGGATCAGTGAAGTCGCCGCCCGATTTGCGTTGGACGGGATGCCAGGAAAGCAGATGGCGATCGACGCCGACTTGAACGCTGGCCTGATCGACGAAAAACAAGCTCAAGAACGCCGCGAGGAAGTCGCTGGACAAGCCGACTTTTACGGGGCGATGGATGGTGCCAGCAAGTTTGTCCGCGGCGATGCCGTGGCCGGGATTGTGATCACCATCATCAACGTGATTGGCGGTCTGTACATCGGCGTGATGCAAGCCGGAATGACGATCACCGAAGCCGGGGCGTTGTTCACCAAATTGACCATTGGGGACGGCCTAGTCAGCCAAGTCCCCGCACTGCTGATCTCGCTAGCCGCCGGTTTGCTGGTCACGCGTAGTGCCAAGAAAGCCAGCCTGCCGACGCAGTTCATGCAGCAACTTTTCGGGAATCCCAAAGCGCTATTTGTGGCTGGCGGATTCTTGATGCTGATGATCGTCACCAATTTGCCCGCCGTCCCCATGGCAACCCTCGGGCTCGGATGCATCGGACTGGCCGTCGTGATGAATCGACAAACCGCGCTGCGAGGTGTCGAAGAAGCCGACCAAGTCGAGGCACAGCGAGTCGCAGCGGCCGTCCCGCCCGAAAAACGCGTGGAAGATTTCCTGACCATCGATCCGATGGAAATCTCTATCGGATTGGGATTGCTAAGCCTTGCCGACCCGGCGCGTGGCGGCGATCTGATGCAGCGAATCACCGGCGTGCGAAACGCGATTGCCGCCGACATCGGTGTCATCCTGCCCAAAGTCCGCGTTCGCGACGAGATGACTTTGGATCAATTCGATTATGAAATTCGCATCCAAGGCAACCCGATTGGGCACGCAACGATCCTGCCCGACCGACTCCTTGCGATCGACAGCGGACAAACCACTGGCGTGATCGATGGCGAACCGACTCGCGATCCAACATTCGGCGAACCGGCCGTGTGGATCGATCCGATGCGGCGTGAACAAGCCGCCATCTATGGGTACACCACGGTGGAACCCGGCGCGGTGCTGGCCACGCACCTGCAGGAACTGGCGCGGCGTCATGCCGATGAACTGCTTTCACGCGACGCGACCAAACACCTGATCGACGAACTGAAAGAAGCGTCACCGACCGTGGTCGACGAACTGATCCCAAGCGTGATGAAGATCAGCGATGTCCAGCAAGTGCTGCACCTGTTGCTTCGCGAAGACGTCCCGATCCGCCAACTTGGCATCATCATGGAAACGCTGGGTGACTTTGCCCCGCGTACCAAAGACCCCACTTGGCTTTGCGAATACGTCCGACATCGTCTGGCGCGGACAATCAGCTCTCGCTATCGCGATGACCAGAATCGTTTGCACGTGATGGCCTTTGATCCAGCGATGGAAGATCGAATCGCAGCAGGACTGGAACACAATGATCGCGGACTTTTTGTCCGAATGAGTCCAGCAGCCATCGACTCGACTTGCGAGAAAATTCAAGAAGGCGTTAAGAAACTAATTGCAGCAGGCCATACACCGCTGGTTTTGGTCAGTCCAAGAATTCGGCCTGGTCTTCGACAAATCACCGCGACGGCATTGCCGCGTTTGAAGGTCCTTTCGTACAACGAAGTTACACAAGACACCAAAATTGAATCCCACGGAGTTATCAGTGATCAATAG